GGCGGAGACCCCGGCGCCGACCTTGCCGGTGGCGAGCAGCTTGCCCTCGGCCATCGGCAACTGGCCGGAGACGTAGACGTGCTGGCCGGACTGCACCGCCGGGACGTAGCTGGCCACCGGCGGCACGACCTCGGGCAGGGTCAGGCCGAGCTCCGCGAGCTTCGCGTGCGGTCCGTTGCTCATGCCTTGGGCCGCTTCAGGTAGGCGACGAGCTGCTCCGGGTTCGGGCCGGGCACCACGGAGACGAGCTCCCAGCCGTCCTCGCCCCAGTTGTCGAGGATCTGCTTGGTCGCGTGGACCAGCAGCGGGACCGTGGCGTATTCCCACTTCTGCATCGGTGGAGGGCTCCCTTGCCTGACGTGGACGTGTTACCGGACACAGCCTACGGTCCGGGCGACGGCCGGGGCGCGGGACGCTGCTCGGGCGCGACCGGCGCCTCACCGCAGGGACCCTCGTGGTCGTACGGCTGGGGGCAGCGGGACCGGTCCGGCAGCAGCAGGTCGCAGAAGACCCGGTGGCGGTTGTTCTGGTCGTCGGCGGTGGAGACGGTGGTCTCGCCGGCGTCCAGCTCGACCAGGAAGCCGAGCGAGGTCGCCACCGTGCCGGCCAGCGCGGTCGCGGCGGCCAGATCGGCGACCCGGATCGGCAGGTGGATGACGTACCCGGGCTCCTCCTCGTCCCGGCCCCGGTCGGCGGAGTGGTTCAGCACGCGCAGCACGTCGTGGG
This genomic interval from Micromonospora coxensis contains the following:
- a CDS encoding DUF4177 domain-containing protein; protein product: MQKWEYATVPLLVHATKQILDNWGEDGWELVSVVPGPNPEQLVAYLKRPKA